Proteins encoded together in one Nostoc sp. PCC 7524 window:
- a CDS encoding proline--tRNA ligase, translating into MRLSQMLFVTLRDDPADAEIPSHKLLLRAGYIRRIGSGVYAYMPLMWRVLQKVSQIVREEMNTTGAQECLLPQLQPSDLWKESGRWDTYTKAEGIMFSLIDRREQQLGLGPTHEEVITAIARDMIRSYRQLPQHLYQIQTKFRDEIRPRFGLMRGREFIMKDGYSFHADEDSLKQTYQDMYQAYSNMLRRAGLAFRPVEADSGAIGGSGSTEFMVLAEAGEDEVIYTEDGKYAANVEKAVSLPADAEISQFTTYEKRETPGTETIETVCKFLNASPTQVVKNVLYQTVYDNGLTVLVMVSIRGDQEVNEVKLQNELTKLAPNYSAKAIIALNVPSAETQQTWAAKSLPLGYIAPDIADDYIAANKQIHPKFVRLVDQTAVELKNFITGANESGYHVVGANWGEQFQLATSVVDVRKARPGDRALHDPQQILKSARGIEVGHIFQLGIKYSQAMGATYTNEQGEEKPLVMGCYGVGVSRLAQSAVEQSYDKDGIIWPVAIAPYHAIVTIPNINDAQQVEIAEKLYIALNQSGVETLLDDRNERAGVKFKDADLIGIPYRIVTGRAISNGKVEVVERATRQSQEIPIDEVITRLKQWITTATNNSN; encoded by the coding sequence ATGCGACTGTCACAAATGTTATTCGTCACACTGCGGGATGATCCGGCTGATGCGGAGATTCCTAGCCATAAGTTGTTACTGCGTGCTGGTTACATTCGTCGCATCGGTAGCGGTGTTTACGCTTATATGCCTTTGATGTGGCGCGTACTGCAAAAGGTTTCTCAGATTGTGCGGGAAGAAATGAACACCACAGGCGCACAGGAATGTTTACTTCCCCAACTCCAACCTTCTGATTTATGGAAGGAGTCGGGACGCTGGGATACTTACACCAAAGCTGAGGGAATTATGTTTTCCCTAATTGATCGCCGTGAGCAACAATTAGGGTTAGGGCCGACTCACGAGGAAGTCATTACTGCGATCGCTCGTGATATGATTCGCTCTTACCGTCAGCTACCTCAGCATCTTTACCAAATTCAAACTAAGTTCCGTGATGAAATTCGCCCCCGCTTCGGTTTAATGCGTGGTCGAGAATTTATCATGAAGGATGGCTATTCTTTCCACGCCGATGAAGATAGCCTCAAACAAACTTATCAAGATATGTATCAAGCCTACAGCAATATGCTGCGGCGGGCTGGTTTAGCTTTCCGTCCTGTGGAAGCTGATTCTGGTGCAATTGGTGGTTCTGGTTCAACAGAATTTATGGTGTTGGCGGAAGCTGGGGAAGATGAAGTTATCTACACCGAGGATGGTAAGTACGCCGCGAACGTTGAAAAAGCGGTTTCTTTACCTGCTGATGCTGAAATTTCCCAATTTACTACCTACGAAAAACGGGAAACACCGGGAACAGAAACAATCGAAACAGTCTGTAAATTCCTCAATGCTTCTCCGACTCAAGTAGTAAAAAATGTCCTTTACCAAACAGTATATGATAACGGCTTAACAGTTTTGGTAATGGTAAGCATTCGTGGTGATCAGGAAGTTAATGAGGTTAAATTACAGAACGAATTAACAAAATTAGCTCCTAATTACAGTGCAAAAGCGATTATTGCTTTAAATGTTCCCAGTGCCGAAACTCAGCAAACTTGGGCAGCGAAATCTTTACCTTTAGGCTACATTGCTCCTGATATTGCTGATGATTATATTGCCGCTAACAAGCAAATTCATCCTAAATTTGTCCGGTTAGTTGATCAAACTGCCGTTGAGTTAAAAAACTTCATTACTGGTGCTAATGAAAGCGGCTATCACGTCGTCGGTGCAAATTGGGGCGAGCAATTTCAACTAGCAACAAGTGTAGTAGATGTACGCAAAGCTAGACCAGGCGATCGCGCCCTTCATGACCCGCAACAAATCTTAAAAAGTGCCAGAGGTATTGAAGTCGGTCACATCTTCCAATTAGGCATAAAATATTCCCAAGCAATGGGAGCAACCTATACTAATGAACAGGGTGAAGAAAAACCTCTAGTTATGGGTTGTTACGGTGTCGGTGTATCCCGGTTAGCACAGTCAGCCGTAGAGCAATCTTACGATAAAGATGGCATTATATGGCCAGTAGCGATCGCACCCTATCATGCGATCGTGACAATTCCTAACATTAATGATGCCCAACAAGTAGAAATTGCGGAAAAACTTTACATAGCCCTGAATCAATCAGGAGTAGAAACATTATTAGATGACCGCAATGAAAGAGCCGGAGTAAAATTTAAAGATGCTGATTTAATCGGCATACCTTATAGAATTGTTACCGGACGAGCAATTAGCAACGGCAAAGTTGAAGTTGTAGAAAGAGCAACCCGTCAATCTCAAGAAATCCCCATTGATGAGGTTATTACTAGGCTGAAACAATGGATTACAACAGCTACAAACAATAGCAATTAA
- a CDS encoding GerMN domain-containing protein has protein sequence MNDQQGSNRISSGVIAAVSAAVLAVGGGVAWLTANTTNSPTPSTPSQRIQQPGQSNTRQPGNEQTANVYWLRTNEKSFELVPQPIQVAAAQPNQVLETAFQSLLAGPTEGTNSTTIPQGTKLLGLKVEDNDEIHVNLSQDFTSGGGSTSMMGRVGQVVYTATTLDPNAKVYIEVNGKPLEVLGGEGVEIEQPLTRESFKKDYPL, from the coding sequence ATGAATGACCAACAAGGATCGAACCGTATATCATCAGGTGTAATTGCGGCCGTCTCAGCAGCAGTTTTAGCAGTTGGCGGCGGTGTGGCTTGGTTGACAGCAAATACAACCAACTCTCCCACCCCATCAACACCATCTCAACGTATCCAACAGCCGGGACAATCAAACACCAGACAGCCAGGAAATGAGCAAACAGCCAATGTTTATTGGCTCAGAACCAACGAAAAAAGTTTTGAATTAGTTCCCCAACCCATTCAAGTAGCTGCTGCACAGCCAAATCAAGTTTTAGAGACAGCTTTTCAAAGTTTGTTAGCTGGCCCCACAGAAGGCACAAATTCCACCACCATTCCCCAAGGAACTAAACTATTAGGGTTAAAAGTGGAAGATAACGACGAAATCCACGTTAATTTATCTCAAGACTTTACCAGTGGTGGCGGTAGTACCTCTATGATGGGTCGTGTAGGTCAAGTAGTTTATACTGCCACAACATTAGACCCCAATGCCAAAGTGTACATTGAGGTTAATGGCAAACCCTTAGAGGTTTTAGGTGGTGAAGGTGTAGAGATAGAACAGCCTCTAACCCGTGAAAGCTTTAAAAAAGATTATCCGCTTTAG
- a CDS encoding ArsR/SmtB family transcription factor has product MKQALPVPPEVVQQVAEYFSLLSEPMRLRLLHLLRDEEKCVQELVEATQTSQANVSKHLKVMWQAGILSRRSEGTCAYYRVEDEMIFELCNRVCDRLATRLEQQARSFRVLSSKS; this is encoded by the coding sequence ATGAAACAAGCGTTGCCTGTACCTCCAGAAGTGGTGCAACAAGTAGCCGAATACTTCAGCCTGTTAAGTGAGCCGATGCGTTTGCGCTTGTTGCACTTATTAAGGGATGAAGAAAAATGTGTACAAGAGTTGGTCGAGGCAACACAGACTTCGCAGGCAAATGTGTCTAAACACCTGAAGGTAATGTGGCAAGCAGGGATTCTTAGCCGCCGCAGTGAAGGAACTTGCGCTTACTACAGGGTAGAAGATGAAATGATCTTTGAATTATGTAATCGGGTTTGCGATCGCCTAGCTACAAGGTTGGAACAGCAAGCCCGTAGCTTTAGGGTGCTAAGTAGTAAAAGTTAG
- the accB gene encoding acetyl-CoA carboxylase biotin carboxyl carrier protein, with product MPLDFNEIRQLLATIAQTDIAEVTLKSDDFELTVRKAVSVSNQIVSVSQATLGGVVGSGLPSVAPTFTPAAPTPAMEVASRVDSAIASSSAQVGGNAPSTIDQRLVEVHSPMVGTFYRAPAPGEAAFVEVGDRVRKGQTVCIIEAMKLMNEIEAEVSGQVMEILIQNGEPVEYNQPLMRINPD from the coding sequence GTGCCATTGGACTTTAATGAAATCCGCCAACTGCTGGCAACTATTGCACAAACAGATATTGCAGAAGTAACACTAAAAAGTGATGACTTTGAACTAACGGTACGGAAAGCTGTTAGTGTCAGTAATCAAATTGTGTCGGTTAGTCAAGCAACTTTGGGTGGTGTGGTTGGTTCGGGTTTGCCATCGGTTGCACCCACTTTTACCCCAGCAGCACCAACTCCAGCAATGGAGGTAGCAAGCCGCGTAGATAGTGCGATCGCTAGTTCTAGCGCACAGGTAGGAGGGAATGCTCCGTCAACAATTGACCAAAGATTAGTAGAAGTGCATTCTCCGATGGTAGGGACGTTTTATCGCGCTCCGGCACCAGGGGAAGCAGCATTTGTCGAGGTGGGCGATCGCGTCCGTAAAGGTCAAACAGTCTGCATCATTGAAGCAATGAAGCTGATGAATGAAATTGAGGCTGAGGTTTCTGGGCAAGTCATGGAAATTCTCATCCAAAATGGTGAACCTGTGGAATATAACCAACCCTTGATGAGAATTAACCCTGATTAA
- the efp gene encoding elongation factor P, translating to MISSNDFRPGVSIVLDGSVWRVVEFLHVKPGKGSAFVRTKLKNVQSGSVVERTFRAGETVPQATLEKSTMQHTYKEGDEFVFMDMETYEEGRLSATQIGDRVKYLKEGMEVNVIRWGEQVLEVELPNSVVLEVIQTDPGVKGDTATGGTKPATVETGATVMVPLFISQGERIKIDTREDKYLGRE from the coding sequence ATGATTTCTAGTAACGATTTTCGACCCGGTGTATCAATCGTATTAGATGGGTCTGTATGGCGTGTGGTAGAATTCCTCCACGTTAAGCCAGGTAAGGGTTCCGCTTTTGTGCGGACTAAACTGAAAAACGTCCAGAGTGGGAGCGTTGTTGAAAGAACGTTCCGGGCTGGGGAAACTGTGCCACAGGCTACTTTAGAAAAAAGCACGATGCAGCATACCTATAAAGAGGGCGATGAGTTCGTCTTTATGGATATGGAAACTTACGAAGAGGGTAGATTAAGTGCTACCCAAATTGGCGATCGCGTCAAGTACCTAAAGGAAGGTATGGAAGTGAACGTCATTCGTTGGGGCGAACAGGTGCTAGAAGTTGAATTGCCTAATTCTGTAGTTTTGGAGGTTATCCAAACAGATCCAGGTGTTAAAGGTGACACTGCTACAGGCGGTACTAAACCAGCGACAGTGGAAACTGGTGCAACTGTGATGGTTCCTTTGTTTATTTCGCAAGGCGAACGCATCAAAATTGATACTCGTGAGGATAAATACTTAGGCAGGGAATAA
- a CDS encoding peptidylprolyl isomerase: MFNLLKSWLKNSLIAILLVTIFLGINTAGWTPSSNAALPSGNAITDGKALLRYALPIDNKPVRELQASLEDISTQLRANRRWGAVSKDLSKASRILDKPSQILASVPEERQPQAESWLTELKSGVEKVQELAQAKDKEQILQERAKLLNLVSLIEESMVKEYPFEVPEEYSNLPQLKGRATIAIKTNKGDLTVVVDGYSAPVTAGNFVDLVQRGFYNGLEFTRSEESYVLQTGDPPGKEQGFIDPKTGKYRAVPLEILVEGDEKPTYGITLEDAGRYLDMPVLPFSSFGALAMARPESQVNGGSSQVFFFLFEPELTPAGRNLLDGRYSVFGYLTEGKDILDTLKAGDKIESATVVQGIENLIEPPAA, encoded by the coding sequence ATGTTTAATTTATTAAAATCCTGGCTGAAGAACAGCCTCATCGCCATACTGTTGGTAACAATATTTTTAGGCATAAATACAGCTGGCTGGACTCCTTCCAGTAACGCCGCCCTGCCATCTGGAAATGCAATCACTGACGGCAAAGCTTTATTGCGGTATGCACTCCCAATAGACAATAAACCAGTGCGTGAACTGCAAGCCAGTCTAGAAGATATTTCTACCCAACTACGAGCAAACCGACGCTGGGGTGCTGTCTCCAAAGACCTGAGTAAAGCATCCCGCATTCTTGATAAACCTTCACAAATCCTAGCAAGCGTTCCGGAAGAACGCCAACCCCAAGCTGAATCTTGGCTGACGGAATTAAAGTCTGGAGTAGAAAAAGTTCAAGAATTGGCGCAAGCTAAAGATAAAGAACAAATTCTTCAAGAGAGAGCCAAACTACTGAATCTGGTGTCTCTCATCGAAGAATCAATGGTCAAGGAATATCCCTTTGAAGTTCCAGAAGAATACAGTAACCTCCCTCAACTCAAAGGTCGTGCCACAATTGCTATCAAAACCAATAAAGGGGACTTAACCGTAGTTGTAGATGGTTACAGCGCCCCTGTAACTGCTGGTAACTTTGTTGATTTGGTGCAGCGTGGTTTTTACAACGGTTTAGAATTTACCCGTTCTGAAGAATCCTACGTGCTACAAACAGGAGATCCACCAGGAAAAGAACAGGGTTTTATTGACCCCAAAACTGGTAAGTATCGCGCTGTACCTCTAGAAATTCTAGTAGAGGGCGATGAAAAACCCACCTACGGCATTACCCTAGAAGATGCTGGTCGTTATCTGGATATGCCAGTCTTACCTTTCTCTTCCTTTGGTGCATTGGCTATGGCTCGTCCCGAAAGCCAAGTTAATGGCGGTTCTTCTCAAGTCTTCTTTTTCTTATTTGAACCAGAACTTACTCCAGCCGGACGTAACCTATTGGATGGTCGTTACTCAGTATTTGGCTATCTCACTGAAGGCAAAGACATTTTAGATACACTCAAAGCTGGCGACAAAATCGAATCGGCAACTGTGGTTCAAGGTATAGAAAATTTAATTGAACCCCCAGCAGCATAA
- a CDS encoding Uma2 family endonuclease, with protein MVTTPVTHLSFEEYLTYDDGNGFHYELVDGRLELMNPPTIEHFLIAKFLEQFLDAEIKGLNLPWLTFRETGVRTGRNKSRLTDLCVVTQEQARELLKVSAVFESPPLVIVEVVSPDSIKRDYRYKRSEYAALGVPEYWIVDPLEAKISVLLLQEGLYEETVFTANEKIISRAFGDITISVEQVLASGRLG; from the coding sequence ATGGTCACTACACCAGTTACTCACCTCAGCTTTGAGGAATACTTAACCTACGATGATGGTAATGGTTTTCATTATGAACTGGTAGATGGCAGGCTGGAATTAATGAACCCACCTACAATTGAACATTTCTTGATTGCTAAATTCCTTGAGCAATTTTTGGATGCAGAAATTAAGGGGTTGAATTTACCTTGGTTAACTTTTCGAGAAACTGGGGTGAGGACAGGGAGAAATAAGTCTAGGTTGACTGACTTGTGTGTGGTAACACAGGAGCAAGCACGAGAATTGCTCAAGGTTTCTGCTGTTTTTGAGTCACCTCCCTTAGTGATTGTAGAGGTGGTTAGTCCAGATTCAATCAAGCGGGACTATCGTTATAAGCGATCTGAATACGCGGCGTTGGGAGTACCGGAATATTGGATTGTAGACCCGTTAGAAGCGAAGATTTCTGTACTGTTATTGCAAGAAGGGCTGTACGAAGAGACAGTATTTACTGCTAACGAGAAAATTATCTCACGGGCTTTTGGAGATATAACTATTAGTGTTGAGCAGGTATTAGCATCTGGTAGGCTTGGTTAA
- the thiL gene encoding thiamine-phosphate kinase has translation MIKVEDIGEQGLLERLQRFCPPEIIGDDAAVLGTAPEQSLVVTTDMLVDGVHFSHVTTSPGDAGWRAAAANLSDLAAMGATPLGITVALGLPGDLSVSWVESLYQGMTECLQAYNTPIVGGDVVRSPVTTLSITAFGQVHPHQIIRRSAAQVGDAIIVTGVHGASHAGLQLLLHPKLGKTLTQGQKAALIKAHQRPQPRLDVLPLLWQTLASRLPTPDSRLPIPVAGMDSSDGLADAVLQICRASGVGAVLESEQIPLSPAFENWLTTEQALEYALYGGEDFELVLCLPQAAADILVQQLGKSAAIVGTITSHPQVILHNQNQKIPDRVLSLSQGFQHFSQ, from the coding sequence ATGATTAAAGTCGAAGATATTGGCGAACAAGGCCTTTTAGAAAGATTACAGCGTTTCTGTCCACCAGAAATTATTGGCGATGATGCGGCGGTATTGGGAACAGCACCAGAGCAATCTTTAGTTGTCACAACCGATATGCTAGTTGACGGGGTACATTTTAGTCATGTCACCACTTCCCCAGGCGATGCTGGGTGGCGGGCTGCGGCTGCTAACTTATCAGATTTGGCGGCGATGGGTGCTACTCCCTTGGGAATCACTGTAGCTCTAGGACTTCCTGGAGATTTAAGCGTGAGTTGGGTTGAGAGCTTATACCAGGGAATGACAGAATGCCTGCAAGCATACAATACCCCAATTGTGGGCGGGGATGTAGTGCGATCGCCTGTTACTACTCTCTCAATTACCGCCTTTGGTCAAGTTCACCCCCATCAAATTATCCGTCGTTCTGCCGCTCAAGTAGGGGATGCAATTATTGTTACAGGCGTTCATGGAGCATCCCACGCGGGCTTACAACTGCTGTTACACCCCAAATTAGGTAAAACCCTCACCCAAGGGCAAAAGGCGGCTTTAATCAAAGCACACCAGCGTCCTCAGCCACGATTAGATGTCTTACCTCTTCTCTGGCAAACTTTAGCATCCCGACTCCCGACTCCCGACTCCCGACTCCCTATTCCCGTCGCTGGTATGGATAGCAGTGATGGTTTAGCAGACGCAGTCTTACAAATTTGTCGCGCCAGTGGGGTTGGTGCTGTGTTAGAAAGTGAACAAATCCCTTTATCACCAGCTTTTGAAAATTGGCTAACCACAGAGCAAGCTTTAGAATATGCTCTCTATGGTGGTGAAGACTTTGAATTAGTGTTGTGTTTACCCCAAGCAGCAGCAGATATTTTGGTACAACAATTAGGTAAAAGTGCAGCCATTGTCGGAACGATTACATCTCATCCCCAAGTTATATTACACAATCAAAACCAAAAAATCCCTGACCGAGTTCTGAGCCTCAGTCAGGGATTTCAGCACTTTAGTCAATAG